The following are from one region of the Phalacrocorax carbo unplaced genomic scaffold, bPhaCar2.1 SCAFFOLD_36, whole genome shotgun sequence genome:
- the LOC135311284 gene encoding LOW QUALITY PROTEIN: E3 ubiquitin-protein ligase RBBP6-like (The sequence of the model RefSeq protein was modified relative to this genomic sequence to represent the inferred CDS: substituted 1 base at 1 genomic stop codon), whose product MSCVHYKFFSKLNYDTVTFSGLHITLRDLKRQIMGREKLKATRSDLQISNAQTKEEYTDDDALIPRNSSVIVRRIPAGGVKATSRTSVTSRTEPVSGTPKAMDDSSASASLSQLIQTASLAEASASEEDKIKAMMIQSCRAYDPINYMKNSLGLPPPSYTCFRCGKPGHYIKNCPTNGDKSFEPVPRIRRSTGIPRSFMVEVKDPNTKGAMLTSTGKYAIPIINAEAYARGKKEKPPFLPEEPASSSPSDEPIPDELLCPLCKDIMTDAAVIPCCGNSYCDECIRTALLDSEDHTCPTCHQSDVSPDALAANKILRQAVNNFQNGTGYPRQQQPQQPPPPPPPPPLLTVGPPAALVTAANLSKPSSQPIGGLLEEKVIQSKSPCSASSYCRSSYTYTKSRSSSSPTHSYSRSFSRSQSRSSPRSPPYPRRGKGKSRNYRSRSRSRGSHHSRLRSPPHRRYHSRSRSPVFRGQSPTKRTLPQGEGERECFNRSREVPPYDRKAYEGRSRDWRDPFEKERYRERRGNSRHRSETFYKGYAVGCQPPPPQNREDFSPGRFGPPGTTEENLPCAQGRRQDYPAGQRHRNHHTAGNCPEKPCGRESRGIKDPETSKKKEVEKPLGDKKGNKDKKHRNEGFPNAELLEGVRKPREAAAAEGVTAESVFRLPSRDDATPVRNEPMETESSAFRLGSEKEEEEKDKPKAKTDKAKRKVEVALPAKADNTVKPAEGSNEKVDTGRDKSPRLEPPAKKAKEDXPKSGSVKTPSS is encoded by the exons atgtcctgtgtccactacaagttcttctccaagctgaactATGATACGGTCACCTTCAGCGGCCTCCACATCACCCTGCGCGACCTCAAGCGCCAGATCATGGGCCGCGAGAAGCTGAAGGCGACCAGGAGCGACCTGCAGATCTCCAACGCCCAGACCAAGGAAG aatacacagaTGATGACGCCCTGATTCCGAGGAACTCCTCGGTAATTGTCAGAAGGATCCCTGCTGGAGGAGTTAAAGCTACCAGCAGAACCTCTGTTAC aagtcGAACGGAGCCAGTGAGCggaacaccaaaagca atggatgactcctctgcatctgcttctctgtcccagcttaTTCAG ACTGCCAGTCTGGCTGAAGCCAGCGCTTccgaagaagacaaaataaaagcgaTGATGATACAGTCTTGCCGTGCATATGATCCAATCAA TTACATGAAGAACAGCCTGGGTCTACCTCCGCCATCATATACTTGCTTTCGTTGTGGAAAACCTGGCCACTATATAAAGAACTGCCCAACAAACGGG gacaagagttttgagcctgttcccagaattAGGAGGAGCACGGGCATTCCAAggagtttcatggtggaggtgaaagatcccaaCACAAAGGGTGCTATGCTGACCAGCACGGGAAAATATGCCATACCAATTATTAATGC ggaagcttatgccagaggaaagaaggaaaagcctccctttctaCCAGAAGAgccggcctcctcctccccctccgatGAGCCTATTCCAGATGAGCTCTTGTGTCCGCTCTGTAAAGATATAATGACCGACGCAGCTGTTattccctgctgtggaaacagttattGTGACGAAT GTATTAGAACAGCGTTACTGGATTCTGAGGATCATACCTGCCCAACGTGTCATCAGAGCGatgtttctcctgatgctttAGCTGCCAACAAGATCCTACGCCAG gctgtgaacaacttccaaaatggaactGGCTACcctcggcagcagcagccgcagcagccgccaccgccaccacctccaccaccactcctgactgtcgggcctcccgccgcgctgGTGACGGCCGCTAACCTTTCTAAACCTTCCTCTCAGCCAATCGGCGGGTTGTTGGAGGAGAAG GTCATCCA gtccaagtctccctgcagtgcttcatctTACTGTAGAAGTTCGTATACCTACACCAAGTCAAGATCCAGTTCTTCCCCCACTCACTCCTACTCTCGATCATTCAGTCGTTCCCAGTCTCGTTCCTCCCCGCGATCGCCGCCGTAtccaagaagaggcaaagggaagagtcgTAACTATCGCTCCAGGTCAAGGTCACGCGGCTCTCACCATTCAAGGCTAAGGTCACCCCCGCACAGAAGATACCATTCACGGTCAAGGTCTCCGGTGTTTAGGGGCCAGTCTCCAACTAAACGGACTCTAcctcaaggggaaggagaaagggagtgttTTAACAGGTCCAGAGAGGTTCCACCATATGATAGGAAAGCTTACGAGGGCAGATCCCGTGACTGGAGGGatccatttgaaaaggaaagatacagagaacGGCGAGGGAACTCTAGGCACCGGAGTGAGACGTTTTACAAGGGCTATGCTGTTGGCTGtcaacctccacctccacaaaaCCGAGAGGACTTTTCTCCAGGTAGGTTTGGTCCACCTGGCACCACAGAAGAGAATTTGCCATGTGCTCAGGGACGTAGGCAGGATTatcctgctgggcagaggcacagaaaccatCATACAGCTGGAAATTGCCCTGAAAAACCATGTGGAAGGGAGAGCCGTGGCATCAAAGatcctgaaacatcaaaaaagaaagaggtggaaaaaccactgggagacaagaaaggcaataaagataaaaagcaccggaatgaaggatttccaaatgctgagtTGTTGGAAGGTGTgagaaaaccaagagaggcagctgcagcagaaggtgttaCAGCGGAGTCTGTCTTCAGGCTCCCAAGCAGAGATGATGCCACCCCTGTGAGAAATGAGCCAATGGAAACAGAGTCTAGTGCTTTCAGACTGgggtctgaaaaggaggaagaagagaaggataagccaaaagcaaagactgacaaGGCCAAGCGGAAAGTAGAAGTGGCTCTTCCTGCTAAGGCGGACaatacag